A genomic segment from Eubalaena glacialis isolate mEubGla1 chromosome 16, mEubGla1.1.hap2.+ XY, whole genome shotgun sequence encodes:
- the ZIC5 gene encoding zinc finger protein ZIC 5, whose protein sequence is MFLKAGRGKKVPPVRVYESDCVVLMETPLSKRNPPALRLADLATAQARPFQNMTGFPALASAPAHSQLGAAAAHLRPRDLGADPGVAITPLGPEHMAQASALGLSPPSQALPAQPEAPAAAARAAASVTNPGAGTYPGGGGSGSVQSSAPAPPPPAPPLPPSPSPPPPPPGLSGYTTTNSGGGGSSGKGHSRDFVLRRDLSATAPAAAMHGAPLGGEQRSGTGSPQPSAPPPHSAGMFISASGTYAGPDGSGGGGPALFPSLHDTPGGPGGHPHPLNGQMRLGLAAAAAAAAAELYGRGEPPFAPRSGDAHYGAVAAAAAAALHGYGAVNLNLNLAAAAAAAAAGPGPHLQHHAPPPAPPPPPAPAPHPHQHHPHLPGAAGAFLRYMRQPIKQELICKWIDPEELAGPPPPPPPAGGAKPCSKTFGTMHELVNHVTVEHVGGPEQSSHVCFWEDCPREGKPFKAKYKLINHIRVHTGEKPFPCPFPGCGKVFARSENLKIHKRTHTGEKPFKCEFDGCDRKFANSSDRKKHSHVHTSDKPYYCKIRGCDKSYTHPSSLRKHMKIHCKSPPPSPGALGYSSVGTPVGAPLSPVLDPARSRSSTLSPQVTNLNEWYVCQPSGVPSHLHTPSSSGTTSESDDEEIYRNSEGVRTIH, encoded by the exons ATGTTTTTGAAGGCGGGCAGAGGGAAAAAAGTCCCCCCAGTGAGGGTCTATGAGTCTGATTGTGTAGTTCTGATGGAGACCCCTTTGAGCAAGAGGAACCCGCCAGCGCTGAGATTAGCGGATTTGGCAACGGCTCAGGCCAGGCCATTTCAGAATATGACAGGCTTCCCGGCGCTGGCCAGCGCGCCCGCCCACTCCCAACTCGGCGCCGCAGCCGCGCACCTCCGCCCTCGGGACCTGGGCGCTGACCCCGGCGTCGCCATCACTCCGCTCGGACCCGAGCACATGGCCCAGGCGAGCGCGCTCGGCCTCAGCCCTCCCTCCCAGGCGCTCCCGGCACAGCCCGAGGCCCCAGCGGCCGCCGCCCGCGCTGCAGCCTCGGTCACGAACCCGGGAGCCGGCACCTACCCTGGCGGCGGGGGCAGCGGTAGCGTGCAGTCCTCCgcgcccgcgcccccgcccccagcccctcctcttcctccctccccttcaccccctccccctcctcctggcctCTCGGGCTACACCACCACCAacagtggcggcggcggcagcagcggcaAAGGCCACAGCAGGGACTTCGTCCTCCGGAGGGACCTTTCCGCCACGGCCCCCGCGGCGGCCATGCACGGGGCCCCGCTCGGAGGGGAGCAGCGGTCCGGCACCGGCTCCCCCCAGCCCTCGGCCCCGCCTCCCCACTCGGCCGGCATGTTCATCTCGGCCAGCGGCACCTACGCTGGCCCGGACGGCAGCGGCGGCGGGGGCCCGGCGCTCTTTCCCTCGCTGCACGACACGCCGGGAGGCCCCGGCGGCCACCCGCACCCGCTCAACGGCCAGATGCGCCTGGGGCtggcggcagcggcggcagccGCGGCGGCTGAGCTGTACGGCCGCGGGGAGCCGCCCTTCGCGCCGCGCTCGGGGGATGCGCACTACGGTGCGGTGGCGGCCGCTGCAGCCGCCGCCCTGCATGGCTACGGAGCAGTGAACTTAAACCTGAACCtggcggcggcggctgctgccGCGGCGGCCGGACCCGGGCCCCACCTGCAACACCACGCGCCGCCCCCggcgccgccaccgccgcccgcgcccgcgccgcaCCCGCACCagcaccacccccacctcccaggggCGGCCGGGGCCTTCCTGCGCTACATGCGGCAGCCAATCAAGCAGGAGCTCATCTGCAAGTGGATCGACCCCGAGGAGCTGGccgggccgccgccgcccccgcccccggccggcGGCGCCAAGCCCTGCTCCAAAACTTTCGGCACCATGCACGAGCTGGTGAACCACGTCACGGTGGAGCACGTGGGCGGCCCCGAGCAAAGCAGCCACGTCTGCTTCTGGGAGGACTGTCCGCGCGAGGGCAAGCCCTTCAAGGCCAAATACAAGCTCATCAACCACATCCGCGTGCACACCGGCGAGAAGCCCTTTCCCTGCCCCTTCCCGGGCTGCGGCAAGGTCTTCGCGCGCTCCGAGAACCTCAAGATCCACAAACGCACTCATACAG GGGAAAAGCCTTTCAAATGTGAATTTGATGGCTGTGACAGGAAGTTTGCCAACAGCAGTGACCGAAAGAAACATTCCCACGTCCACACCAGCGACAAGCCCTACTACTGCAAGATCCGAGGCTGTGACAAATCCTACACCCACCCGAGCTCGCTGAGGAAGCACATGAAGATTCACTGCAAGTCCCCACCACCCTCTCCAGGAGCCCTGGGCTACTCATCGGTGGGGACTCCAGTGGGTGCCCCCTTGTCCCCTGTGCTGGACCCAGCCAGGAGTCGCTCGAGCACTCTGTCCCCTCAAGTGACCAACCTCAATGAGTGGTACGTTTGCCAGCCCAGTGGGGTCCCCAGTCACCTCCACACCCCTTCCAGCAGTGGAACCACTTCTGAGTCTGACGATGAGGAGATATACCGGAACTCTGAAGGCGTGCGGACCATACATTAG